Proteins encoded within one genomic window of Candidatus Syntrophocurvum alkaliphilum:
- a CDS encoding M50 family metallopeptidase yields the protein MKLASIAGITFKINPVLLFLCILYGLLGLLIEVFIIFSAVIIHELAHIIVAKLMGIKVIEVELFPFGGQAKIESFMGLDPEKEIYVALAGPIISLSLAGILYFLNPSINSTYLSLLVKINALLGIFNLIPIIPLDGGKVVRALLSTLIGYKKATEWLSLLGKVFALALIGYGSYQTYFHNTGINFIVLGVFLFWAAHREGKLLAYAFMRFLVNKKQDLSKNGYLPARQIVSNYDVTVKQLLNNTRPNFYLIVVVIDDNHQVVAMKTEAELIELLLTKGPNLKLGDC from the coding sequence ATGAAGCTTGCTAGTATAGCCGGGATTACATTTAAAATTAACCCTGTTTTACTTTTCTTATGTATTCTATATGGCCTTTTAGGCTTGCTAATAGAAGTTTTTATAATATTTTCTGCTGTTATTATTCATGAATTAGCACATATTATTGTTGCTAAATTAATGGGAATAAAAGTTATTGAAGTAGAGCTTTTTCCTTTTGGTGGTCAAGCAAAAATAGAAAGTTTTATGGGATTAGATCCCGAAAAAGAAATATATGTAGCACTGGCAGGGCCAATAATAAGCCTATCTCTTGCCGGTATTTTATATTTTCTGAATCCTTCTATCAATTCAACCTACCTTAGTTTACTTGTTAAGATTAATGCATTATTAGGGATATTTAACCTAATTCCTATTATTCCTCTTGATGGAGGCAAAGTTGTACGGGCATTATTATCAACATTAATAGGTTATAAAAAAGCTACAGAATGGTTATCGCTTCTGGGAAAAGTTTTTGCATTAGCATTAATTGGATATGGCTCATACCAAACTTACTTTCACAATACTGGAATTAATTTCATTGTTTTAGGAGTATTTTTGTTCTGGGCAGCTCACCGTGAGGGCAAGTTATTAGCATATGCATTTATGCGTTTTTTAGTAAATAAAAAGCAAGATTTATCAAAAAACGGTTATTTACCAGCACGGCAAATAGTAAGTAATTATGATGTAACAGTAAAGCAACTACTTAATAATACTAGACCTAACTTTTATCTCATTGTAGTAGTAATTGATGATAACCACCAAGTAGTAGCAATGAAAACAGAAGCAGAACTAATAGAATTGCTCTTGACAAAAGGACCGAACCTTAAACTAGGAGATTGTTAA
- the proB gene encoding glutamate 5-kinase: MIRKNFNNAKRIVIKVGTSTLTHENGQLNLYRIERIIREISDLHNRDIEVLLVTSGAIGVGSTRMGLKKIPRTIPEKQALAAIGQGALLHLYEKIFAEYGKTVAQVLLTREDMDERIRYLNATNALLAIINMNVIPIINENDTVAVDEIKFGDNDTLSAMVATIVNADLLMILSDVDGLYDSDPRVNKEAKLLNEVNEITVNMEESSKTRGTKFSSGGMLTKLKAANICMAAGVPMVIANSEIENVIFKIINGDSLGTVFVPKEEKMHARKKWIAFASVTHGKVIVDEGAEQALLKKGKSLLPSGIKEVEGDFERGMIVAVCSTKGYEIARGMVNYNAFQIKKIAGKKTSEIEKMLGEKDYDEVIHRNNLWIKN, translated from the coding sequence ATGATTAGAAAAAATTTTAATAATGCTAAAAGAATTGTAATAAAAGTTGGTACAAGCACTTTAACTCATGAAAATGGACAGCTTAATCTCTATCGGATTGAGAGAATTATAAGGGAGATATCTGATTTACATAATCGTGATATTGAGGTTTTGTTAGTGACTTCAGGAGCTATTGGTGTAGGGTCAACTCGTATGGGGCTTAAAAAAATACCACGTACAATTCCTGAAAAACAAGCTTTAGCTGCTATTGGGCAAGGTGCTTTATTACATTTATATGAAAAGATTTTTGCAGAATATGGAAAAACTGTAGCTCAGGTGCTTCTTACTCGGGAAGATATGGATGAACGGATTAGATACTTAAATGCTACAAATGCATTGCTTGCGATAATTAATATGAATGTTATACCAATTATTAATGAGAATGATACTGTAGCTGTTGATGAGATAAAATTCGGTGATAATGATACTTTATCCGCTATGGTAGCTACAATTGTAAATGCAGATTTACTTATGATATTATCTGATGTTGACGGACTCTATGATAGTGATCCTAGAGTTAATAAAGAAGCGAAATTATTAAATGAAGTTAATGAAATAACTGTTAATATGGAAGAAAGCTCTAAAACTAGGGGGACAAAGTTTTCTAGTGGTGGCATGTTAACTAAGCTTAAGGCAGCCAATATATGTATGGCTGCAGGTGTTCCTATGGTAATTGCTAATAGTGAAATTGAAAATGTGATATTTAAAATAATAAATGGCGATAGCTTAGGGACCGTTTTTGTACCTAAAGAAGAGAAAATGCATGCTAGAAAGAAATGGATAGCATTTGCTTCTGTTACCCATGGAAAAGTAATTGTTGATGAAGGAGCAGAGCAGGCTCTACTTAAAAAGGGGAAAAGTCTTTTGCCATCAGGAATAAAAGAAGTAGAAGGTGACTTTGAAAGAGGAATGATAGTTGCGGTTTGCTCTACAAAGGGCTATGAAATTGCACGAGGCATGGTTAATTACAATGCGTTTCAGATTAAAAAAATAGCAGGTAAAAAGACTAGTGAAATTGAAAAGATGCTGGGTGAAAAAGATTATGATGAAGTAATTCACAGAAATAACTTGTGGATAAAAAACTAA
- the rplU gene encoding 50S ribosomal protein L21 — MYAVIETGGKQYRVAEGDILKIEKLDVEAGEKITFDNVLVVSNGNGEIKIGDPYLSGTKVNAEVIEQGKNKKIVVFKYKRRKNYQRKQGHRQPYTKIKIEKIEG, encoded by the coding sequence ATGTACGCAGTAATTGAAACTGGCGGTAAACAGTATAGGGTAGCAGAAGGTGATATCCTTAAAATCGAAAAGCTTGATGTAGAAGCAGGCGAGAAAATTACTTTTGACAATGTACTAGTAGTAAGCAATGGTAATGGTGAAATCAAAATCGGTGATCCTTACTTGAGCGGTACAAAAGTAAATGCAGAAGTAATTGAGCAAGGTAAAAACAAAAAGATAGTTGTATTTAAGTACAAACGTAGAAAAAACTATCAAAGAAAACAAGGTCACCGTCAACCATATACCAAGATAAAAATTGAAAAGATTGAAGGTTAA
- a CDS encoding glutamate-5-semialdehyde dehydrogenase — protein sequence MDVNQMLIEQGKKAKSASRNLATMSTNQKNNALLYMADKLEEKSEAIIVANEKDLKAGKEMGLTSALLDRLALNEQRIKDMADGLREIVALPDPVGEVIGITRRPNGLEVGRVRVPIGVIGIIYESRPNVTADAAGLCLKAGNAIILRGGEEALNSNRIITQIISDAALESGIPEGAIQLIDSLDREAAVLLMKMHEYVDVLIPRGGIGLKKAVLENAKVPIIMTGMGNCHVYADEYANIEKARNIAYNAKVQRPSVCNAAEKLLVHEKIAQEYLPTIVNDLRKANVTLKGCNLTQKIVSDVMPTTEDDWHEEYLELTIAIKVVKSLNEAINHINTYGTGHSEAIVSENYSNVRTFMAGVDAAAVFANASTRFTDGNIFGFGAEMGISTQKLHARGPMGLQELTTNKFIIYGDGHVR from the coding sequence ATGGATGTTAATCAAATGTTAATTGAACAAGGAAAAAAAGCTAAAAGTGCCTCTAGAAATTTGGCTACTATGTCAACAAATCAAAAAAATAATGCTTTATTATATATGGCAGATAAACTAGAGGAAAAGAGTGAAGCAATAATTGTTGCTAATGAAAAAGACTTAAAAGCAGGTAAGGAAATGGGATTAACCTCAGCACTTCTTGATAGACTAGCTCTTAATGAACAGAGAATAAAAGATATGGCTGATGGTTTAAGAGAAATAGTAGCATTACCTGATCCAGTAGGAGAAGTAATAGGAATAACTAGAAGGCCAAATGGCTTAGAAGTTGGTAGAGTAAGAGTCCCTATTGGAGTAATTGGAATAATATATGAATCAAGACCAAATGTTACTGCTGATGCTGCAGGGTTATGTTTAAAAGCTGGTAATGCCATTATTTTACGGGGTGGAGAAGAAGCATTAAATTCAAACAGAATAATAACTCAAATTATATCTGATGCAGCTTTAGAAAGTGGGATCCCAGAGGGAGCAATACAATTAATTGATAGCCTAGATAGAGAAGCTGCAGTTTTATTAATGAAAATGCATGAATATGTTGATGTTTTAATACCACGTGGTGGGATAGGACTAAAAAAAGCGGTTTTAGAAAACGCTAAGGTTCCTATAATTATGACTGGTATGGGGAATTGTCATGTATATGCTGATGAATATGCAAATATAGAAAAAGCTAGAAATATAGCCTATAATGCTAAAGTGCAAAGACCATCGGTATGTAATGCAGCTGAGAAATTATTAGTACATGAAAAAATAGCCCAAGAATATTTACCAACTATAGTAAATGACTTAAGAAAAGCAAATGTAACACTAAAAGGTTGCAACCTAACCCAAAAAATAGTTAGTGATGTTATGCCAACGACTGAAGATGACTGGCATGAAGAGTACCTAGAATTAACAATTGCTATAAAAGTTGTAAAAAGCTTAAATGAAGCAATTAATCATATCAATACTTATGGCACTGGTCATAGTGAAGCGATAGTAAGTGAAAACTATTCAAATGTACGTACATTTATGGCAGGAGTCGATGCGGCAGCCGTTTTTGCAAACGCCTCTACTAGATTTACCGATGGAAACATATTTGGTTTTGGTGCTGAAATGGGCATAAGCACCCAAAAACTCCATGCACGTGGCCCAATGGGACTACAAGAGCTTACAACCAACAAATTTATAATCTATGGAGATGGACACGTAAGGTAG
- a CDS encoding Spo0B domain-containing protein, with protein sequence MDYLKTVSLIKRARHDFGNHLQVLNGYLELGRPEHVKEYIGQIIDEMNAEKIIFSLDNPEASLYFYEQLLLARNIGVNLVYSNIDSNCFEIIKRDNEPINSLKSLINDNNIDINEDMVVELDISKDSIDSNDVKMKFTFEKESRIIRLFI encoded by the coding sequence GTGGACTATTTGAAAACAGTCTCTTTGATAAAACGAGCAAGACATGATTTTGGTAATCATTTACAGGTTCTAAATGGTTATTTAGAATTAGGAAGACCTGAACATGTAAAAGAGTATATAGGTCAAATAATTGATGAAATGAATGCTGAAAAAATAATTTTTTCCTTAGACAACCCTGAAGCATCATTATATTTTTACGAACAGCTTTTACTAGCAAGAAATATTGGTGTTAACTTAGTATATAGCAATATTGATAGTAATTGTTTTGAAATAATAAAAAGAGATAATGAGCCAATTAATAGTCTTAAATCTTTGATAAATGATAATAATATTGATATTAATGAAGATATGGTAGTTGAACTTGACATATCAAAAGATTCAATTGATTCAAATGATGTAAAAATGAAGTTTACTTTTGAAAAAGAAAGTAGAATTATACGATTGTTTATTTAA
- the rpmA gene encoding 50S ribosomal protein L27 — MIRMDLQLFAQKKGVGSSKNGRDSESKRLGVKRYDGNNVTSGNILVRQRGTKIHPGKNVMIGKDDTLFAVADGVVKFERKGKNKKLVSVYPVDTVTM; from the coding sequence ATGATTAGAATGGATTTGCAATTATTTGCTCAGAAAAAAGGTGTTGGTAGTTCAAAGAACGGCCGAGACAGTGAGTCCAAAAGACTAGGTGTTAAAAGATACGATGGTAATAATGTAACTTCAGGTAATATACTAGTTAGACAAAGAGGTACTAAAATACATCCTGGTAAAAATGTTATGATAGGTAAAGATGATACTTTGTTTGCTGTAGCTGACGGTGTTGTAAAATTCGAAAGAAAAGGTAAAAACAAAAAACTAGTTAGTGTTTATCCAGTTGATACTGTGACAATGTAA
- a CDS encoding TIGR03936 family radical SAM-associated protein encodes MRLRVEYKVGPELRFLGNLDMINLMKRALRRADIPYALGGGYNPNVKLSMGTVLPVGVWGEREYFDLELKEYLQPNEFISKMNNTLPDNLKINQCMEINAKAPSLMKIINSACYSIVVNDTKKNLEQIVSQIINSKEIKVQGKGKKKNVIKDIRPGIYSINMLQTKDSVIINIWVSTGDEINVRYDELETVIIDFGLNKDNIVDLFRYGNFVKEGNYFYNPLEKVK; translated from the coding sequence ATGCGGCTGAGAGTAGAATATAAAGTTGGTCCTGAGCTTCGATTCCTCGGTAATTTAGATATGATAAATTTAATGAAAAGAGCGCTTAGACGCGCTGATATTCCATATGCTTTAGGTGGTGGCTATAATCCAAATGTAAAGTTATCTATGGGTACTGTTTTACCTGTTGGTGTTTGGGGGGAGAGAGAGTATTTTGATTTAGAGCTTAAAGAATATTTACAGCCAAATGAATTTATAAGTAAAATGAATAACACATTACCAGATAATTTAAAAATTAATCAGTGTATGGAAATCAATGCTAAAGCACCATCCTTAATGAAAATAATAAATTCTGCTTGTTATTCGATTGTAGTTAATGATACCAAAAAAAACTTAGAGCAAATAGTTTCACAAATAATTAACTCTAAAGAAATTAAAGTTCAAGGAAAAGGAAAGAAAAAAAATGTTATTAAAGATATAAGACCTGGTATTTATTCAATTAATATGCTTCAAACTAAAGATTCTGTTATTATAAACATATGGGTGAGTACAGGTGATGAAATAAATGTTAGATATGATGAATTAGAAACAGTTATTATTGATTTTGGACTAAATAAAGATAATATTGTAGACTTATTTAGGTATGGAAATTTTGTTAAAGAAGGAAATTATTTTTACAATCCACTTGAGAAGGTGAAATAG
- a CDS encoding TIGR03960 family B12-binding radical SAM protein has protein sequence MKDKLFKNILPKVSKPARYTGNEINIIKKDWDKAQIKMVFAFPDVYEVGMSHVGSKILYGLINEKTNHIMERTFAPWPDMEKVMREDDIPLYSLESYKPICQFDVIGFSLQYELSITNVLNMLNLGDVPIFNTQRGEEHPIVIAGGPVVFNPEPFADFFDAFLIGDGEELLPDFLDELYQNKQLSRYDKLIKLSQVEGVYVPSLYSVEYNTDGTINSFKPNIESVPTTVRKRIVKNFDESYFPDKPIVPYMEVVHDRAVLEVMRGCHRACRFCHAGTVYRPVREKGLNTLKEQAQNQLCNTGFDEISLSSLSTLDYSRVDKLVKDLIEQYGDKGIGVSLPSLRVDAFSIELANEVQKVRKTTLTLALEAGTQRLRNVINKNVNEDDLFKAVEAAFKSGWLSLKFYFMLGLPTETEEDLNGILILIDKIRAIGKEHAKKNIEIRASLSNFVPKAHTPFQWHLQDSMEEIEAKKKYLKSKKRKNVKLSFSDSRTSYLEGVFSRGDRQIARVIHSAWQKGCKFDGWSEYFKFEPWLESFKEHYIDPNFYTVRKRSYEEITPWDFIDIGVSEKYLQIENEKAIQEAQTPNCRDVGCVGCGICPSFEVEMEIEEEGKNAAESRI, from the coding sequence ATGAAAGACAAATTATTTAAAAATATATTGCCAAAAGTATCAAAACCAGCAAGATATACAGGCAATGAAATAAATATAATAAAAAAGGATTGGGATAAAGCTCAAATTAAAATGGTTTTTGCTTTTCCTGATGTCTATGAAGTAGGTATGTCACATGTGGGAAGCAAAATTCTCTATGGTTTAATAAATGAAAAAACTAATCACATAATGGAAAGAACATTTGCACCATGGCCTGATATGGAAAAAGTAATGAGAGAGGATGATATACCATTATATTCCCTAGAATCGTATAAGCCTATTTGTCAATTTGATGTTATAGGCTTCTCACTTCAATATGAATTATCTATTACTAATGTATTAAACATGCTTAACTTAGGTGATGTTCCCATATTCAATACTCAAAGAGGCGAAGAGCATCCAATAGTTATCGCGGGGGGACCAGTAGTATTCAATCCGGAGCCATTTGCTGATTTTTTTGATGCTTTTTTGATAGGTGACGGTGAAGAGCTATTGCCAGATTTTTTGGATGAATTGTACCAAAATAAACAATTAAGTCGTTATGATAAATTAATTAAACTTTCACAAGTAGAAGGGGTTTATGTGCCAAGTTTATATTCAGTAGAGTATAATACTGATGGTACAATTAATAGCTTTAAGCCCAATATAGAGTCTGTGCCCACAACAGTACGAAAAAGAATCGTTAAAAACTTTGATGAATCCTATTTTCCTGACAAACCCATTGTACCCTATATGGAAGTAGTTCATGATAGAGCAGTATTAGAAGTGATGAGGGGTTGTCATAGGGCATGCCGTTTTTGCCACGCAGGGACGGTTTATAGGCCAGTGAGAGAAAAAGGTTTAAATACTCTCAAGGAACAAGCACAAAATCAACTTTGTAATACAGGTTTTGATGAAATATCTCTAAGCTCATTAAGCACACTTGATTATTCTAGAGTAGATAAACTAGTTAAAGATTTAATAGAACAATATGGTGATAAAGGTATAGGTGTTTCATTACCTTCCCTTAGAGTTGATGCTTTCTCAATAGAACTAGCTAATGAAGTGCAAAAAGTACGTAAAACTACATTGACATTAGCTCTAGAAGCTGGAACTCAGAGACTTCGTAATGTCATTAATAAAAATGTAAATGAAGATGACCTTTTTAAGGCAGTTGAAGCAGCATTTAAATCAGGTTGGCTATCATTAAAATTTTACTTTATGTTAGGATTACCTACTGAAACAGAAGAAGACTTAAATGGAATACTGATTTTGATTGATAAAATAAGAGCTATTGGAAAAGAACATGCCAAGAAAAACATTGAGATTAGAGCTAGTTTATCAAATTTTGTACCAAAGGCTCATACGCCTTTTCAATGGCATCTACAAGATAGTATGGAAGAAATAGAAGCCAAGAAGAAATATTTGAAATCTAAAAAGAGAAAAAATGTTAAACTAAGCTTTAGTGATAGTAGAACAAGCTATTTAGAAGGTGTTTTTTCCCGAGGTGATCGTCAAATTGCTCGAGTAATACATAGTGCTTGGCAAAAGGGATGCAAGTTTGATGGTTGGTCAGAATATTTTAAATTTGAGCCTTGGTTAGAATCTTTTAAAGAACATTATATTGATCCTAACTTTTATACAGTAAGAAAAAGAAGCTATGAAGAAATTACGCCGTGGGATTTTATAGATATTGGTGTAAGTGAAAAATATTTACAAATAGAAAATGAAAAGGCGATACAAGAGGCACAAACTCCTAACTGTAGAGATGTTGGCTGTGTAGGTTGTGGAATATGCCCTTCATTTGAAGTTGAAATGGAAATAGAGGAGGAAGGCAAAAATGCGGCTGAGAGTAGAATATAA
- a CDS encoding Rne/Rng family ribonuclease, translated as MLRDIIAEIYPWETRVAILEDERVVEVFWANPNENVGNIYKGKVKDILPGLSCAFVDIGLSKNAFLYFGDLPGPQKGPASIKSGQDVLVQVKKEPFSEKGARVTGQITIPGHLIVLLPYQNEVSISRKITNNERRNNLRNLIEEKKPENVGVILRTACLEADDDEIIEELNDLLDEWQEIYIRFNKNKSPNLIYEDIDVIERTLRDYLDGNLRKIIINNLKLKEKINKKLHSKINPYEFIVHYDEGDLFEKYSLEKDIRRALRRKVWLKNGGFLIFDDTEAMTVIDVNSGKYTGKNDFEETVYKLNLEAAVEIPRQLRLRSIGGIILIDFIDMKNKDNENEILYVLKKELEKDKAHTRVIGMTGLGFLEMTRKKSRYGVSEFFTDDCITCHGRGKTINLFALVCEVKRKLANMHYVENDEIVCEGNEQLVQNIQNDEKNLEYIQKKTGKVIKFKVNEDLSISDYNIYTQ; from the coding sequence TTGTTACGAGATATTATTGCAGAGATATATCCATGGGAAACAAGAGTTGCTATTTTAGAAGATGAAAGAGTAGTAGAAGTGTTTTGGGCAAATCCCAATGAAAATGTAGGTAATATTTATAAAGGGAAGGTAAAAGATATTCTTCCTGGTCTTTCGTGTGCTTTTGTAGATATTGGATTAAGCAAGAATGCTTTTTTATATTTTGGTGATCTGCCAGGGCCTCAGAAAGGACCAGCTAGCATTAAGAGTGGACAGGATGTTTTAGTTCAAGTGAAAAAAGAGCCTTTTTCTGAAAAAGGAGCGAGAGTAACTGGACAGATAACTATACCTGGTCATTTAATTGTTTTATTACCTTATCAAAATGAAGTTTCTATATCTAGAAAAATTACAAATAATGAAAGGAGAAACAATCTTCGTAATTTAATCGAAGAAAAAAAGCCTGAAAATGTAGGGGTGATTTTAAGAACAGCTTGCTTAGAAGCGGATGATGATGAAATAATTGAAGAATTAAATGATTTGTTAGACGAATGGCAAGAAATATATATACGGTTTAATAAAAATAAATCACCTAATCTAATATATGAAGATATTGATGTAATTGAGAGAACATTAAGAGATTACTTAGATGGGAACCTTCGTAAAATTATAATAAACAATCTAAAACTTAAAGAAAAAATAAATAAAAAATTACATTCTAAAATAAACCCTTATGAGTTTATCGTACATTATGATGAAGGTGATCTTTTTGAAAAATATAGTTTAGAAAAGGATATTAGGCGTGCTCTTAGACGCAAAGTATGGCTGAAAAATGGTGGTTTTTTAATTTTTGATGACACAGAAGCGATGACAGTAATAGATGTAAATAGTGGTAAATATACAGGAAAAAATGATTTTGAGGAAACTGTTTATAAGCTAAATTTAGAAGCAGCTGTTGAGATTCCTAGACAATTAAGATTAAGAAGTATTGGTGGAATCATTTTAATAGATTTTATAGATATGAAAAATAAAGATAATGAAAATGAAATTTTATATGTGTTAAAGAAAGAATTAGAAAAAGATAAAGCTCATACTAGAGTTATTGGAATGACTGGACTTGGTTTTCTAGAAATGACTAGGAAAAAATCTCGCTATGGTGTTTCAGAATTCTTTACTGATGACTGCATTACTTGTCATGGCAGAGGTAAAACTATAAATTTATTTGCATTAGTATGTGAAGTAAAAAGAAAGTTAGCTAATATGCATTATGTAGAAAATGATGAAATAGTATGTGAGGGTAATGAACAATTAGTGCAAAATATTCAAAATGATGAAAAAAATCTAGAATATATACAAAAGAAAACTGGCAAAGTAATTAAGTTTAAAGTTAATGAAGACTTAAGCATTTCAGATTATAACATATATACTCAGTAA
- the nadD gene encoding nicotinate-nucleotide adenylyltransferase: protein MRYNSELVIIMKNKAIGILGGTFDPIHFGHLIAGEYARHEFDLDRIIFIPSARPPHKDNVNVLDSNHRYNMVKLATQENMFFEVSTLEMERQGYSYTVDTVKYFATRYEEAEIYFIMGVDALLFINTWKNLDELIAMCKFIIVTRPGYELNQNDQCFNNLPSNFWESIEFLEIPGMDISSTDIRDRVQQNKTIKYLLPRLVEEYIKKHNLYKGQNGND from the coding sequence ATGCGCTATAATAGTGAGTTGGTGATAATAATGAAAAATAAGGCTATAGGTATTTTAGGGGGTACTTTTGATCCTATTCATTTTGGACATTTAATTGCTGGGGAATATGCTAGACATGAATTTGATTTAGATAGAATAATATTTATTCCTTCTGCACGTCCTCCTCATAAAGATAATGTTAACGTTTTAGATAGTAATCATCGTTATAATATGGTTAAATTAGCAACGCAAGAAAACATGTTTTTTGAAGTTTCTACATTAGAAATGGAACGCCAGGGTTATTCTTATACGGTTGATACTGTAAAATATTTTGCAACTAGATATGAGGAAGCAGAAATTTATTTTATAATGGGAGTAGATGCATTGTTATTTATTAATACATGGAAAAACTTAGATGAATTAATAGCAATGTGTAAATTTATTATTGTTACTCGTCCAGGCTATGAGTTGAATCAAAACGATCAATGCTTTAATAATTTGCCAAGCAACTTTTGGGAAAGCATAGAGTTTCTAGAAATACCTGGAATGGATATATCTTCCACTGATATAAGAGATAGGGTGCAGCAAAATAAAACCATCAAATATTTACTTCCTAGATTAGTAGAGGAATATATAAAAAAGCATAATCTATATAAAGGACAGAATGGAAATGATTAA
- the obgE gene encoding GTPase ObgE, with the protein MFVDEAKIYLKAGDGGNGITAFRREKYVPMGGPAGGDGGRGGDIIFISDEGLRTLMDFKYKKHFKAKRGAHGQGKNMHGAKGEDLIIKVPVGTIVKDDDTDEVIADFTEPNQELVIANGGRGGKGNARFSTSTNKAPSFAENGFPGEERWIRLELKLLADVGLVGFPNAGKSTLISKVSAARPKIADYPFTTLVPNLGVVETKNKNSFVIADIPGLIEGAHQGTGLGHDFLKHIERTRVLIFILDAAQIDGRNVMDDYNTLRFELEMFNEDLLKRPYLIVANKMDVAEAKENIKELEENFNDKLFKISAVTGEGVDILIEKAYELVESVPIEKYVGEERVVRKYKEEVPFEIEVINGIYLVSGERIEKLIAITNFDNDEAVKRFQRTIDTMGLEDALKDKGIQEGDVVIIGNIEFEYSE; encoded by the coding sequence ATGTTTGTTGATGAAGCTAAAATATACTTAAAAGCAGGTGATGGAGGCAATGGTATCACTGCTTTTCGGCGTGAAAAATATGTCCCTATGGGAGGACCAGCCGGTGGAGATGGTGGTCGTGGTGGTGACATTATATTTATATCAGATGAAGGCTTAAGAACTCTTATGGATTTTAAATATAAGAAGCATTTTAAAGCAAAACGCGGTGCCCATGGTCAAGGTAAAAACATGCATGGTGCTAAAGGAGAAGATTTAATTATAAAGGTACCTGTAGGTACAATTGTTAAGGATGATGATACAGATGAAGTTATAGCTGATTTTACGGAACCAAATCAGGAACTAGTTATAGCTAATGGAGGACGTGGAGGTAAAGGTAATGCTCGTTTCTCTACATCTACTAATAAAGCTCCCTCATTTGCTGAAAATGGGTTTCCAGGTGAAGAAAGATGGATTAGATTAGAGCTTAAACTATTAGCTGATGTCGGATTAGTCGGTTTTCCTAATGCAGGTAAATCAACCTTGATCTCTAAGGTATCGGCAGCACGTCCCAAAATAGCTGATTATCCTTTTACCACCCTAGTGCCTAATTTAGGTGTTGTTGAAACTAAAAATAAAAACTCTTTTGTCATAGCTGATATACCGGGTTTAATAGAAGGGGCTCACCAAGGAACTGGACTTGGACATGACTTTTTAAAACATATAGAAAGAACAAGGGTGCTAATTTTTATATTGGATGCGGCTCAAATAGATGGAAGAAATGTTATGGACGATTATAATACTTTAAGATTTGAGTTAGAGATGTTTAATGAAGATTTATTAAAGCGACCTTACCTTATTGTTGCTAATAAAATGGATGTAGCAGAAGCTAAGGAAAACATAAAAGAACTTGAAGAGAACTTTAATGATAAGCTTTTCAAAATTTCAGCTGTAACAGGTGAGGGTGTAGATATTTTAATAGAAAAGGCTTACGAACTAGTGGAAAGTGTACCTATAGAGAAATATGTGGGTGAAGAAAGAGTGGTCAGAAAATATAAAGAGGAAGTGCCTTTTGAAATTGAAGTTATAAATGGGATATATTTAGTTTCTGGTGAAAGAATTGAAAAGTTAATAGCAATAACTAACTTTGATAATGATGAAGCAGTAAAAAGATTCCAAAGAACAATTGATACAATGGGATTGGAAGATGCCTTGAAAGATAAAGGCATACAAGAAGGTGATGTTGTTATAATAGGGAATATTGAGTTTGAATATAGTGAATAA
- a CDS encoding ribosomal-processing cysteine protease Prp — protein MIQVTITYNNDKINSFKVTGHAGYAEQGEDIYCAGVSAITQTALIGLIKHLPVEPIYKIENGFLECNLPVNLVKEDIEKAQIILSTMELGLISLQDSYSDYVEVVIRRCNND, from the coding sequence ATGATTCAAGTTACAATAACTTATAACAATGACAAAATAAATTCTTTTAAAGTTACAGGTCATGCGGGTTATGCTGAGCAAGGGGAAGATATATACTGTGCTGGAGTATCAGCAATTACTCAAACCGCTTTAATTGGCTTAATTAAGCATTTGCCTGTCGAACCAATCTATAAAATAGAAAATGGTTTTTTAGAATGTAATCTTCCAGTCAACTTAGTTAAGGAAGATATAGAAAAAGCACAAATAATTTTATCTACAATGGAATTAGGATTAATTTCATTGCAAGATTCATACTCTGATTATGTTGAAGTTGTAATTAGGAGGTGTAATAATGATTAG